The Microbulbifer sp. TB1203 nucleotide sequence GCAGCCGCTGGTAGAAATTCCGCAGCTCCAGTTCCTCGCCGGTCGACTGTCCTTCGAGCCAGCGACGCACGCTGGGTACTGACCAGTAGTCGAAAATGGTGGTGCGGCTGGCCTTGCCGAAACCGGCGTCTTCAAGCGCCGGTTCGCCCAGCTCCTGGCCGAAATACACCAGGGTGGGGGCAGCGGAAATGGTGGCGGAGACCAGCATCGCCGGCTTGCCCGCTTTCGCATTGCCGGCGAACTGCGGGCTGGCGATGCGCTGCTCGTCGTGGTTCTCCATAAAGTGCAGCATATGGGGGGCTATATCCAGCAGGCCGGCCTGGGTTTCCACCAGTTTGTCTGTGCTGCCTTTGCCCTCCATCACCGCGCGGATCGCGTCGTAGCTGCCCACCTTGTCGTAGAGATAATCCATTTTGCCCAGTTGGATAAAGTCCCGGTAGAGTTCCGGCTGGTAGATCTCCGCCAGCAGCAGGGCGTCCGGCCGGCGCTGTTTGATGGAGGCGTTCAGGTAGCTCCAGAATTCCACTGGCACCAGTTCCGCCACATCGTAGCGGAAGCCATCCACGCCGAAGTCCAGCCAGTAGTGGGCGATATCGCGGAATTTTTTCCAGGAGTCGGGGACCTCCTTGTCCGCCCAGAATTCCGCGTGATCGCGGTAGCCGCGGCCGGAAAAACCTTTCGGCAGCTGCGGGAAGTCCTCGCTGCCGTCCGGGCGCACGCCGTAGTTGATCTTGACCGTCTCGTACCAGTCGTCCTGCTGCGGCTGGGCCGTGCGCGCGCCGTTGCCGGTCCACTTGGCGGGGCGTTCGGGAAATTTCCCATCCGCCAGCGGATGGGCTTCTCCGCCCAGGGGACGGTAGCCGTCCCTTGCCTCCGGCACCTTGAAATTCTCGCCGGTCACATAATAGAAATTGTTGTCCCGCGCATAGGCGACCGAGGTATCGTCGTCGGCACCGAAGTTGCGCACGCCCTCGGGTTTGTGCTGCGATTGGTAGCCCCGAGCCACATGGTTGGGGACAATATCGATTATGACTTTCAGGCTCTGGTCGTGGCTGCGTTCCACTAGAGTGCGGAATTCCTCCAGCCGCTTCGCGGGATCTTCCGCCAGGTCCGGATTTACACTGTAGTAATCCTTGACCGCATAGGGCGAACCGGCGCGGCCCTTGACCACGTCCGGGTCGTCGCCGGTGATGCCGTATTCGCTGTAGTCGCCGATCAGCGCGTGGTGCAGTACACCGGTATACCAGATATGGGTGGCGCCCAGCTCGCGGATATCCGCCAGTACCTCCGGGGTAAAGTCGTTGAACTTGCCCACGCCGTTTTCCGCGATGGTGCCCCAGGGTTTGTTGGTGGGATTGGTGTTGCCGAACAGGCGCGGGAGGACCTGGTAGATTACCGGTTTTTCCACAATCCCGGGACCGCGGAGTTCTTTACCTTTGGCTGAAGGCTCCAGCTCCGCATTGTCTGTTGCGGAGCTGGAGCTCCGCGGTCCCGGGGGAGGCGTTTCGGCGGTCTTCTCAGTACAAGCCATGGTTGCAATGAGCAGGATTGCGGCAAACAGGGATTGGAATTTCTTCATCGGTTCGTGTGCCCTTTGATCTTTCTGTCGATGTAGGAGCCTGCAAGCAGGCTCCTACAGGGAGAATTCTGTAGGATGGGCAAAGGAGCGCAGCGACGTGCCCATCAAATCGACGCTGTCTGATGGGCACGCTGCGCTATGCCCATCCTACGATCCGTTCTTAATGGTTAGGTTGAACGGCTGCTTGCCCCAGGTGAATTTCACCAGCAGCTGCTGATTGCGCTTGTCGTACCAGGCACCCCGATCAGCGCGGGAAAAGTCTTTTTCCCTTTGGTGCAGCTCGATTGCCTGTCCAGCCGCTTTCACGGCAGAGGGTGATCGATTCCAGTTGTGAATCTTCAGGGTTATGTCCCGCACTTCCGGCATGCCCTTGTATCCGTCGCCGCTGAGTTCGAATCGGAAATCGATACCCGTTTCGTCCTGGGCGGCGCTGAACAGCAGTTTCTCGAATTCGCCGCGCTCAAATGCGCCCGCAGTCTCGCCGTCGTCCTCATAGATAGTGCCATCGGACTGCGCGACGGATTCGTGGGCGTAGTAGTCCAGGGTCAGCTGCCTGCTGGAATAGTCGCGGGTGGTGGCGATATCGCCGATGGTGGGGATAAAGGCTCCAGCGCGCACCAGTACCGGAATGGTCTCCAGGTCAACCTTCACCTGTGCGCTATCGCCGCTGTACTGCTGATCACTCCAGTAATCGAACCAGACACCGCCGGGCAATTTGACGGTGACCTCGTCGACACCGGCTTCGGTCACAGGCGCCACCAGGAAATCGCTGCCCCACAGGTAGGCGTCCTTGTAATCGATCAGATCAGTATCACCTTCGTTCTCGAAAAATAGCGGGCGCATCAGCGGCAAGCCGCTGCGGCTGTTCTCGAACGCCAGGGTGTAGTTGTAGGGGAGCAGGCGGTAGCGCAGCTTGACGTATTCGCGCAGGATATTTCTGGTCTTGCGGTCGTGGAACACCGGCTCCGGGGCGATTTTTTCCTGGGCGTGGGGACGGTACACCGGCTGGAAGACACCGTACTGCAGCCAGCGGATATAGAGTTCGCGGTCGAACTTCTCGCCGCCGGCAAAGCCGCCCAGGTCGGAATGGGTGTAGCCGAATCCCAGCAGGCTCATGGAGAGCGAGAGCTCCACCTGCGGCTGCAGGCCGCCCCAGGAGCGGCTGACGTCGCCGGTCCAGGGAATCATCCCGTAGCGCTGGGAGCCGGCGAAACCGGAGCGCATCATGATAAAGGGGCGCCGCTGCGGATACTGCGCCGTCTGTTTTTCATGGAGAAGCTGCGCCCAGCGATGGTCGTAGGCGTTGTGCACCTCGTCGGCCATACCGATGGCGTGCACTGTGTCGGAGGGGTGCACTTCCGGCTCGCCCAGGTCGCCCCACCAGCCGGCCACGCCCTGTTGCAACAGGCCGTCGTAAATATTCCAGAACCAGTCGCGGCCATCTTCGGAAAACACGTCCACCAGGCCGGTGTTGCCGAAGAAGAAGTCGAAGCGTTTGGGAGCGCCGGCGAGGTTTTTTGCCAGGGCGTTATTGGCCACCGCCTCCTCCCAGCGCTCGGAGCTGGAGAGAATAAACGGCTCGGTGACCAGGATGGTGTTGATGCCGCGCTGCTTGAGGTCGGCCATCATTTTTTCCGGGTCGGGGAAAGCGCTTCTGTCCCAGGCCAGGTTGCCCATATGCCCCTCGACATCGGCGCCGAACCAGTAGAGGTCGAGGACCACCGCGTCCAACGGGAAGTCCTCCCCGGCGAATTTGTCCACGGTTTCGCGCACTTCGGCTTCCGTGTGATAGCCGAAGCGGGAGGCGAAGTTGCCCAGCGCCCAGCGCGGCGGCAGCGGCTGGCGGCCGGTGACATCGACGTAGTTTTCGATCAGCCGGGGGTAGCTTCTGCCCGCGACGATGACGTAGGCGGTGCGGCCGCCCACGGCCTCGAACTGCAGCACGTCTTTCTCTGAGGCGCCCAGATCCAGGTTGCCCGTGGCGGAGTTGTCGAACAGTAGTATGTATTTGTTACTGGACATAACCGCCGGCAGGGAGAAATACATCTGGTCCGACTCGGTGGTGTAGCCGTAGTGGGCTTTGTTGTAGAGAGGGAAGCGCTGGCCGCGGCGGTCCATGCCCAGAATCCGCTCGCCGCCGCCGAGCAGTTTTTCCCCGGGGCTGAGGGCAAAGCGGAAACCGCGCATGGTTTCGTTGGCGAAAAAACCGATCTCCTCGCCGATCAGCGGCTCGCTGCCGCGCAGGTATTCGATGCGGAACGGCGATTTGTGGATCAGAGCGGTAATTCCGGGCAGGCTGTATGCCAGCTTTTCCTCTCCTTCGATCAGCTCCGCGGCGGCGGTATGCTTTTGGCTGCTGTCGATGGCAAAGGACGGCAGCTGTTTGAGGCCGTCGCGCCGGTAGTGCACTTCCATGGCCGCATCGCTCAGCGGGGTCAGGGTAACGCTGCCGACGTTGGTATAGATGGTAAGACTGGTATTACTCTGTGAGTGTTTCCGGTATTCACGCGCCTCGCTGGCATCGGCCAGGTTGAAGTACAGCAGGAAGATCAGTGCACAGCAGCGCAGTAGTAAATTGCGGTTCTTCATTGCCCTTTTTAAACCTTTAATTGTAGGGTGCGCCGTGCGCACCAAATGCAGCCGGGATCAAACTCCGATGGTGCGCACGGCGCACCCTACGACGACTGTTTTAATTCAATTCTAATTCGTAGGATGGGCAAAGGAGCGCAGCGACGTGCCCATCACTCGGCGTCGGTGATGGGCACGCTGCGCTTTGCCCATCCTACAAAATACGAGTTCAATTCAGGTTCAGCACCAGCACGTCGCGAGCGGGAATCGTCAAATTTTTAAGGGAATAACGATGGCCGTTGACCACATCGGTGCCCCGGGTCTCGTCTCCGATCAACTCGCCAAAGCGCCCCATCTCCAGCTGCTGCGGCTCGTCGGATTTGTTAAAGGCCACCATGATCTTGTCTTTGTCGTCATAGCGAAAATACACATAGGTGCCGTTTTGCGGCGCGAAGTGTTTCAGCTTGCCGCTGTGGATGGCCGGGGTCTGTTTGCGCCAGGTAAACAGCTTGCGAACAATGTCCTGTGTCGCTTTTTGCTGTTTGCCCAGCCCTTTGCCGGTAAAGCCATTGCCGGGATCACCGGCCCAGCCGCCGGGAAAGTCGCTGCGCACTATGCCGTCATTCCGCTCCTTGGGGCTCTGCATCAGCACTTCGTCGCCGTAGAAAAACTGCGGTATGCCGCGCATGGTGGCGAGATAGACGACGGCCATTTTATGCAGGGCCAAGTCCCCGTTGAGCTGGCTGAACAGGCGGCTGGTGTCGTGGTTGCCGCCGAAGATCACCAGGCGCTCCGGGTTGGGATAGACAAAGTCGTTGGCGAGGGCCTCGTAGAGAGAAATCAGGCCGCTGTCCCAGCCGTCCGCCTGCGCCAGTCCTTCGCGCAACGCGTAGTACAGAGGGAAGTCCATCATGCTCTTCAGACGTCCACCGCGGACCGCGCTCTCTTCGCCCCGTTGCCAGTGGGCAACCAGCGCCGCGTTACGGGTCCACTCCTCGCCGACGATATTGAAATCCGGGTATTCCTTGTGGATTCGTTGCGCCCACTGCTGCAGGAAATCGGGGTCGGAATAGGCGTAGGTGTCGGCGCGGATGCCGCTCAAACCTGCGTACTCTATCCACCAGAGGCTGTTCTGGATCAGGTAATTGGCCAGCAGCGGATTGCGCTGGTTTAAGTCCGGCATGGAGTCGACGAACCAGCCATCCACAAAGCCCTTTTTGTCCATATCGCTGGCATAGGGGTCGATATGGGTGATGCGGCTGTGGTTGGTGATCTCGTACTCACCTTTTGCCGTGCCGCTGCCGTTCAGCCAGTCCCGGGACGGCAGGTCCCCCATCCACCAGTGGCCGCTGCCGATATGGTTCAGCACCACGTCCTGGATAACCCCCAGGCCCCGCGCATCCGCGGCGGCGACAAATTCGCGGAATTCCTCGTTACTGCCGAAGCGGGGATCGATCCTGTAGTGATCGGTGGCGGAGTAGCCGTGGTAGGAATATTCGGGCTGGTCGTTCTCCACCAGCGGATTGGGCCAGATCCGGGTAAAGCCCATGTCCGCTATGTAATCCAGGTGCTCGCGCATACCGGCGATATCACCGCCGTGGCGGCCGCCCGGATGCCTGCGGTCCGGGCCCTCGAGGGTGTCCGGGGTGCTGTCGTTGGCCGGGTCGCCGTTGGCGAAGCGGTCCGGGGTGATCAGGTAGATGGCGTCGGAGGAATCGAAGCCGCGGCGCTGGGCGGAGCCGGGGGCGCGCTGTTGCAGTTGGTACTGGATTATCGCCTTGGTCTCGCCCCCGTCTCGCAGGGCGATTTCCACTGTGCCCGGCCGGGCCTCAGGCGATAACTGCAGGTCGAGGAACAGGTAGTTGGGGTTTTCTGTGCGCTCGCTGCCGAGCAGGGTCACGCCGGGATAGTCCAGCCGCGCCTCCAGGCCGGCGATATCCCGCCCGTGGACCATCAGTTGCAGGTCCGGCACCGCCATGCCGGTCCACCAGTTGGGCGGCTCGACCCTTTCAACGGCTCGCTCCACTGCGGGATCGGCTGCGGCGGGTGAAGCGCAAACGAACGCGGCGGTTATTAACACAGACAGTGCTGACAGGCGTTTCATAACGGGCTCCTTATCTACTTATTCGCAATGCCCCGATCCTCATTCTGCAATCTTTCATTTCTGCTGGTATCCCCCCCCACCAGAGGGGGAGAGCGGCAGCGCGCCTGGCGCCCAAAACCTCCACCACCCCTCGGGGGAGGATGTTCATGGCGGCGCGCCGGTTTATACCTGCTGCGGGCCGTGCGGGAGAGGTCGTTCCGCGCGGACGCTAAGCGATGAGATAAAAAATAAGAGAGACCACCATGAACAAGATTCCCTTGATGGCGGCGCTGATGGCGATCAGCTTCGGCGCCCAGGCAGACTGGTATCTGCGCGGTACCCACAACAACTGGCAGGCGGACCCTATGCAGGACGTCGGCAATAACACCATGCTGGCGGACGATGTGGCGTTCGCCGCGGACGGCGAATTCAAGTTCGATCGCTACGGCGACTGGAGCGAGAATTACGGATTAAACGGTGAGCTTAATGGAGCCAATATTTCCATCAGTGCGGGTACCTGGGATATAGAGTTCTACACGGATACCCATGACTACAAAATTACCGCTTCCACAACGGGCGCGGCGGCGTATCACCTGCGCGGCACCCATAACGGCTGGGCCGAGGGCGACCTGATGACCCCGATGGCCGGCACCTACCAGTACGAGGCTTGCCGCAACTTTACCTCCGGCGACGACACCGGCGGTCCGCGCTTCAAGGTGGACCCGGACGGCGGCTGGGGCGGCGACGAATTCCCGGCGCAGGACCGGGCCGCCAGCGGCTGGACCCATATCGTCGTCGACGGCGACAGCAATTCCCTGGTCAGCGTCACCACCGACCTGGGCGCCGACTGCAGTGAGGCGGAAGTGAGCGCCGACTTCCGCAACCGCAGCATCTATTTCGTGTTCGTGGACCGCTTCGCCAACGGCGATACCGGCAACGACAACGGCAACAACGCCAATGCCACTTCCACGGTCAAACAGTCCGGCGGTCTGTCCGAGTGGAAGAAGTACTGGGGCGGGGATATCCAGGGCCTGATCGACAAGCTGGATTATCTGCAGGCCCTGGGCGTCTCCGCCATCTGGGTCACGCCGCTCAACGACAATATCGACAATTCCGGTAGCGAGGGCGCCTACCACGGCTACTGGGGTCGGGACTTTTATGCGGTAGACGAGCACCTGGGGGACTGGGCGCTGGTGGACCAGCTGGACGCGGCCATGGAGGCGCGGGGTATGAAGCTGGTGCTGGATATTGCCCTGAACCACTCCAACCAGGACGACCAGTACGAGTTCGGTGCCCTGTACAAGGAGGGTGTGTTCATCACCGACAACACCTCCGACAACGGCACCTGGTATCACCACAACGGCGCCATCGC carries:
- a CDS encoding glycoside hydrolase family 13 protein, translating into MKRLSALSVLITAAFVCASPAAADPAVERAVERVEPPNWWTGMAVPDLQLMVHGRDIAGLEARLDYPGVTLLGSERTENPNYLFLDLQLSPEARPGTVEIALRDGGETKAIIQYQLQQRAPGSAQRRGFDSSDAIYLITPDRFANGDPANDSTPDTLEGPDRRHPGGRHGGDIAGMREHLDYIADMGFTRIWPNPLVENDQPEYSYHGYSATDHYRIDPRFGSNEEFREFVAAADARGLGVIQDVVLNHIGSGHWWMGDLPSRDWLNGSGTAKGEYEITNHSRITHIDPYASDMDKKGFVDGWFVDSMPDLNQRNPLLANYLIQNSLWWIEYAGLSGIRADTYAYSDPDFLQQWAQRIHKEYPDFNIVGEEWTRNAALVAHWQRGEESAVRGGRLKSMMDFPLYYALREGLAQADGWDSGLISLYEALANDFVYPNPERLVIFGGNHDTSRLFSQLNGDLALHKMAVVYLATMRGIPQFFYGDEVLMQSPKERNDGIVRSDFPGGWAGDPGNGFTGKGLGKQQKATQDIVRKLFTWRKQTPAIHSGKLKHFAPQNGTYVYFRYDDKDKIMVAFNKSDEPQQLEMGRFGELIGDETRGTDVVNGHRYSLKNLTIPARDVLVLNLN
- a CDS encoding alpha-amylase family glycosyl hydrolase, which produces MKKFQSLFAAILLIATMACTEKTAETPPPGPRSSSSATDNAELEPSAKGKELRGPGIVEKPVIYQVLPRLFGNTNPTNKPWGTIAENGVGKFNDFTPEVLADIRELGATHIWYTGVLHHALIGDYSEYGITGDDPDVVKGRAGSPYAVKDYYSVNPDLAEDPAKRLEEFRTLVERSHDQSLKVIIDIVPNHVARGYQSQHKPEGVRNFGADDDTSVAYARDNNFYYVTGENFKVPEARDGYRPLGGEAHPLADGKFPERPAKWTGNGARTAQPQQDDWYETVKINYGVRPDGSEDFPQLPKGFSGRGYRDHAEFWADKEVPDSWKKFRDIAHYWLDFGVDGFRYDVAELVPVEFWSYLNASIKQRRPDALLLAEIYQPELYRDFIQLGKMDYLYDKVGSYDAIRAVMEGKGSTDKLVETQAGLLDIAPHMLHFMENHDEQRIASPQFAGNAKAGKPAMLVSATISAAPTLVYFGQELGEPALEDAGFGKASRTTIFDYWSVPSVRRWLEGQSTGEELELRNFYQRLLNFSAHSEALRGGYMEIHSYNRKHNPGYDDRLFAFARWNDSERLLVIANFDGAARELDLKLPGELLRQWQLKDGSHTLVDQLDSTAQATPVAGNKTGKITLQLQPYASHIFRIN
- a CDS encoding TIM-barrel domain-containing protein produces the protein MKNRNLLLRCCALIFLLYFNLADASEAREYRKHSQSNTSLTIYTNVGSVTLTPLSDAAMEVHYRRDGLKQLPSFAIDSSQKHTAAAELIEGEEKLAYSLPGITALIHKSPFRIEYLRGSEPLIGEEIGFFANETMRGFRFALSPGEKLLGGGERILGMDRRGQRFPLYNKAHYGYTTESDQMYFSLPAVMSSNKYILLFDNSATGNLDLGASEKDVLQFEAVGGRTAYVIVAGRSYPRLIENYVDVTGRQPLPPRWALGNFASRFGYHTEAEVRETVDKFAGEDFPLDAVVLDLYWFGADVEGHMGNLAWDRSAFPDPEKMMADLKQRGINTILVTEPFILSSSERWEEAVANNALAKNLAGAPKRFDFFFGNTGLVDVFSEDGRDWFWNIYDGLLQQGVAGWWGDLGEPEVHPSDTVHAIGMADEVHNAYDHRWAQLLHEKQTAQYPQRRPFIMMRSGFAGSQRYGMIPWTGDVSRSWGGLQPQVELSLSMSLLGFGYTHSDLGGFAGGEKFDRELYIRWLQYGVFQPVYRPHAQEKIAPEPVFHDRKTRNILREYVKLRYRLLPYNYTLAFENSRSGLPLMRPLFFENEGDTDLIDYKDAYLWGSDFLVAPVTEAGVDEVTVKLPGGVWFDYWSDQQYSGDSAQVKVDLETIPVLVRAGAFIPTIGDIATTRDYSSRQLTLDYYAHESVAQSDGTIYEDDGETAGAFERGEFEKLLFSAAQDETGIDFRFELSGDGYKGMPEVRDITLKIHNWNRSPSAVKAAGQAIELHQREKDFSRADRGAWYDKRNQQLLVKFTWGKQPFNLTIKNGS
- a CDS encoding alpha-amylase family glycosyl hydrolase, which gives rise to MNKIPLMAALMAISFGAQADWYLRGTHNNWQADPMQDVGNNTMLADDVAFAADGEFKFDRYGDWSENYGLNGELNGANISISAGTWDIEFYTDTHDYKITASTTGAAAYHLRGTHNGWAEGDLMTPMAGTYQYEACRNFTSGDDTGGPRFKVDPDGGWGGDEFPAQDRAASGWTHIVVDGDSNSLVSVTTDLGADCSEAEVSADFRNRSIYFVFVDRFANGDTGNDNGNNANATSTVKQSGGLSEWKKYWGGDIQGLIDKLDYLQALGVSAIWVTPLNDNIDNSGSEGAYHGYWGRDFYAVDEHLGDWALVDQLDAAMEARGMKLVLDIALNHSNQDDQYEFGALYKEGVFITDNTSDNGTWYHHNGAIADCYDSDPSTSCPAEWDDPWAYRNKTLFNLTDFNHGTSSNSAADQYLIDAALKWMSHGVDAFRIDAIKHIEPNFINRFSAAVRAQNPDVYIFGEWYGAGAGHSDSMTFLNEGRGSELLDFRLRDHIEQAIAGDITMTQLNTHIESRPAAMGGRDSWQPIFLDNHDATRTSVYLQTTGPVDNGRTGKGFSQALADARQNLGMALVMTLPGIPTIYYGTEQNSTWFTANGDGQVGHDPYNREAMPSFGQTSAAFQLISALAGLRAESEALAGGSYTQRWVNGDILVFERQAGSDVVMVAVNRGGSTSISVNNLGLADGSYNSLVGSDTVNVSGGSAVLKLDANEVIVLH